A window of the Brassica napus cultivar Da-Ae chromosome C5, Da-Ae, whole genome shotgun sequence genome harbors these coding sequences:
- the LOC106350553 gene encoding LIM domain-containing protein WLIM1 — protein sequence MAFAGTTQKCMACDKTVYLVDKLTADNRVYHKACFRCHHCKGTLKLSNYNSFEGVLYCRPHFDQNFKRTGSLEKSFEGTPKIGKPDRPLEGERPAGTKVSNMFGGTREKCVGCDKTVYPIEKVSVNGTLYHRSCFKCTHGGCTISPSNYIAHEGKLYCKHHHIQLIKEKGNLSQLEGGDNAAKDKVDAA from the exons ATGGCGTTCGCAGGAACAACTCAGAAATGCATGGCCTGTGACAAAACCGTGTACCTCGTCGACAAGTTAACCGCTGATAACCGGGTCTACCACAAAGCTTGTTTCCGTTGTCACCATTGCAAAGGAACTCTCAAG CTTAGCAATTACAACTCTTTTGAAGGAGTTCTCTATTGCAGACCACATTTCGATCAAAACTTCAAGAGAACTGGAAGTCTTGAGAAAAGCTTTGAAG GGACACCAAAGATTGGAAAACCAGACAGGCCTTTGGAGGGAGAG AGACCTGCTGGGACCAAAGTGTCCAACATGTTTGGTGGAACTCGAGAAAAATGTGTTGGCTGTGACAAAACTGTCTATCCAATTGAGAAG GTGTCGGTGAATGGAACATTGTACCACAGGAGCTGTTTCAAGTGCACACATGGAGGCTGCACGATAAGTCCTTCGAACTACATAGCTCACGAGGGGAAGCTTTATTGCAAGCATCATCATATTCAGCTTATCAAGGAGAAAGGAAACTTGAGCCAGCTCGAAGGAGGAGATAATGCCGCTAAGGACAAAGTCGATGCTGCTTAA
- the LOC106350560 gene encoding NF-X1-type zinc finger protein NFXL1, which yields MSSQVRRDRRHQSSQQTWVPRGASTPVAVVNEPSHPSANNTAGVSETVGLGAASRPVYPQRQHNGSVRPSYNQHQRNNNVAATPPPPNRQRRNNIAPGATLPDDNRQRVGSRTRPVYQGKRVAKEDNIALTDPNLPQLVQEIQEKLVKSSIECMICYDKVGRAANIWSCSSCYSIFHMHCIKKWARAPTSIDLLAEKNQGDNWRCPGCQSVQLTSPKEICYRCFCGKRKDPPSDPYLTPHSCGEPCGKPLEKEFAAAAETTTSEDLCPHICVLQCHPGPCPPCKAFAPPRSCPCGKKTVHTRCSERRSLLVCGQRCEKLLNCGRHQCEKTCHVGPCDPCQVLVNATCFCKKKVETVICGDMNVKGELKVEDGVYSCNLNCGKPLGCGNHFCSEVCHPGPCGDCDLLPSRVKTCYCGKTRLEEQTRQSCLDPIPSCSNLCSKLLPCGLHTCNELCHSGDCPPCLVQVNQKCRCGSTSRTVECYITTSSETDKFVCSKPCGRKKNCGRHRCSERCCPLLNAKKNDLSGDWDEHVCQLPCGKKLRCGQHSCESLCHSGHCPPCLEMIFTDLTCACGNTSIPPPLPCGTPVPSCQLPCSIPQPCGHSATHGCHFGDCPPCSAPVEKKCVGGHVVLRNIPCGLKDIRCNKICGKTRRCGMHACARTCHPEACDTYNESEAALRVTCGQTCSAPRRDCRHTCAALCHPSQPCPDTRCEFPVTITCSCGRITATVPCDAGGGSTSNLSVDSIYEASVLQKLPTSLQPVESNGSRIPLGQRKLSCDDECAKLERKRVLQDAFDITPPNLDSLHFSENAAMTEIISDIYRRDPKWVLAVEERFKYLVLGKARGSTSTLKVHVFCPMQKDKRDTVRLLAERWKLAVSNAGWEPKRFTVVHVTQKSKPPTRIIGARGGAVSLGGPHPPSFDPLVDMDPRLVVSLLDLPREANISALVLRFGGECELVWLNDKNALAVFHDHARAATAMRRLDHGSVYHGAVVVQNGQQSPSLGGNAWGKLPSSSSWDVQKANPWKKAVIQESDENWGAEDSPIGGSSTDIQAAAWRSATSNNPVVTSVNRWSVLEPETPNTSGLQPLVRTEGSSSSKAAGKQPVEGSSEEVVDDWEKVCE from the coding sequence ATGAGCTCTCAAGTCAGGAGAGATAGGCGTCATCAGAGTTCTCAGCAAACATGGGTGCCTAGAGGTGCTTCTACCCCGGTGGCGGTTGTAAATGAGCCTTCCCATCCTTCTGCTAATAATACAGCCGGAGTTTCAGAAACTGTTGGCCTTGGTGCTGCATCACGTCCTGTTTATCCACAAAGGCAGCATAACGGTTCTGTTCGTCCGTCTTATAATCAGCACCAAAGGAACAATAATGTTGCTGCTACTCCACCTCCACCTAATCGACAGAGAAGAAACAATATTGCTCCGGGAGCAACTCTGCCTGATGATAATCGTCAACGAGTTGGGTCTAGGACCAGGCCTGTGTATCAGGGGAAAAGGGTAGCTAAGGAGGATAACATTGCGTTGACAGACCCGAACTTGCCTCAGCTTGTTCAAGAGATACAAGAGAAGCTGGTGAAGAGTTCTATTGAGTGTATGATTTGTTACGACAAGGTTGGGAGGGCTGCGAATATATGGTCTTGCTCCAGCTGTTACTCTATCTTCCATATGCATTGTATCAAGAAATGGGCTCGAGCACCAACTTCTATTGATTTGTTGGCTGAGAAAAACCAAGGTGATAATTGGAGGTGTCCAGGTTGCCAATCTGTGCAGTTGACGTCGCCAAAAGAGATATGCTATCGGTGCTTTTGTGGGAAGAGGAAAGATCCACCCTCTGATCCATATCTGACACCACACTCATGCGGAGAGCCATGTGGGAAGCCGCTGGAGAAAGAGTTTGCAGCAGCAGCTGAGACGACCACCAGTGAGGATCTTTGTCCTCATATCTGTGTGTTGCAGTGTCATCCTGGTCCATGTCCTCCTTGTAAGGCGTTTGCTCCGCCTCGTAGTTGCCCTTGTGGTAAAAAGACGGTTCATACTAGATGCTCGGAGCGGAGATCTCTTCTTGTTTGTGGGCAGCGTTGCGAGAAGCTTCTCAACTGTGGGCGTCATCAGTGTGAAAAGACATGTCATGTTGGCCCTTGTGATCCTTGTCAGGTACTAGTAAATGCCACATGTTTCTGCAAGAAAAAAGTGGAGACTGTGATTTGCGGAGATATGAATGTGAAGGGAGAGTTAAAAGTAGAAGATGGTGTGTATTCGTGCAATTTGAACTGTGGGAAGCCGCTTGGATGTGGTAATCATTTCTGTTCCGAGGTTTGCCACCCTGGACCTTGCGGAGACTGTGACTTACTGCCCAGTAGAGTTAAGACGTGCTATTGTGGGAAAACGCGTCTAGAAGAACAGACCAGGCAGAGTTGCTTGGACCCAATTCCTTCTTGCTCAAACCTATGCAGTAAGCTTCTTCCTTGTGGATTACATACTTGCAACGAGTTGTGCCATTCAGGTGATTGCCCTCCTTGTTTAGTGCAAGTCAACCAGAAATGCCGGTGTGGTTCGACATCCAGGACTGTGGAATGCTACATAACAACTTCTTCAGAGACGGATAAGTTTGTGTGTTCTAAACCATGTGGGCGTAAGAAGAATTGTGGGAGACATAGATGTAGTGAGCGTTGCTGCCCTCTCTTGAACGCGAAGAAGAATGATCTATCCGGTGATTGGGACGAACACGTATGCCAATTACCTTGTGGGAAGAAGCTAAGGTGCGGGCAGCATTCCTGTGAATCTTTGTGCCATAGTGGCCATTGCCCTCCTTGCCTCGAGATGATATTCACTGATCTAACATGTGCGTGTGGAAATACTTCGATTCCTCCACCACTACCATGCGGGACGCCTGTTCCTAGCTGCCAGCTTCCATGCTCCATTCCTCAGCCTTGTGGCCATTCTGCTACGCATGGATGCCATTTTGGAGATTGCCCTCCTTGTTCTGCCCCAGTGGAAAAGAAATGCGTTGGTGGTCACGTGGTTCTGAGAAACATACCTTGTGGGCTGAAAGACATCAGATGTAACAAGATTTGTGGAAAGACGAGGCGTTGTGGCATGCATGCTTGTGCCAGAACTTGCCACCCGGAGGCATGTGACACTTACAATGAATCTGAAGCAGCTCTGCGTGTTACATGTGGACAGACTTGTAGTGCTCCTAGAAGAGATTGCAGGCACACTTGTGCAGCTCTTTGCCATCCTTCGCAGCCTTGCCCTGACACAAGATGTGAATTTCCAGTCACAATAACATGTTCGTGTGGTCGCATAACCGCTACTGTTCCTTGCGATGCGGGAGGAGGAAGTACCAGCAATCTTAGTGTTGATTCTATCTATGAAGCCTCTGTTTTGCAGAAGCTTCCAACTTCGCTTCAGCCTGTTGAGTCGAATGGAAGCCGAATCCCTCTCGGGCAGCGAAAGCTTTCGTGTGATGATGAGTGTGCTAAACTGGAGCGTAAGCGTGTTCTTCAAGACGCGTTTGATATCACTCCCCCAAATCTGGACTCTTTACATTTTAGCGAGAATGCTGCTATGACAGAGATTATTTCGGACATCTATAGGCGTGATCCTAAGTGGGTACTGGCTGTTGAAGAGCGCTTCAAGTACCTGGTACTTGGGAAGGCTAGAGGAAGCACAAGCACCCTTAAGGTCCATGTATTCTGCCCGATGCAAAAGGATAAACGAGACACGGTTAGACTTCTAGCTGAGAGATGGAAACTTGCGGTTAGCAATGCAGGGTGGGAGCCAAAACGGTTTACAGTGGTCCACGTAACACAAAAGTCAAAACCGCCAACACGAATCATTGGAGCTAGGGGTGGCGCTGTCTCGCTAGGCGGGCCTCACCCACCGTCCTTTGATCCGCTGGTGGATATGGATCCTAGGCTGGTGGTGTCATTACTGGATCTCCCGAGGGAGGCGAATATCAGCGCTTTGGTGCTGAGATTTGGAGGTGAATGTGAGCTTGTTTGGCTGAATGACAAGAACGCTTTGGCCGTGTTCCACGACCATGCCCGAGCCGCCACTGCCATGAGGAGGCTGGACCACGGTTCTGTATACCATGGAGCAGTGGTCGTCCAGAACGGTCAGCAATCTCCATCACTCGGTGGTAATGCATGGGGAAAACTACCTAGCAGCTCATCCTGGGATGTACAGAAAGCAAATCCATGGAAGAAAGCAGTGATTCAGGAGAGTGATGAGAACTGGGGAGCTGAAGATTCCCCCATTGGAGGATCATCTACAGATATTCAAGCCGCTGCGTGGAGATCAGCAACGAGCAACAATCCAGTGGTTACCTCAGTTAACCGTTGGAGTGTACTGGAGCCAGAGACGCCCAACACGTCCGGTTTGCAGCCACTGGTTCGGACAGAAGGGAGCAGCAGTTCAAAAGCTGCAGGTAAACAACCGGTGGAAGGCTCAAGCGAAGAAGTGGTGGATGATTGGGAGAAGGTATGTGAGTGA